In the genome of Triplophysa dalaica isolate WHDGS20190420 chromosome 17, ASM1584641v1, whole genome shotgun sequence, the window GCAAAACTTCACATCAATGTATGGAATCACATTTAATTATGTCAAACATCTAGAAGACAAATTAAAGTGATTATGTCTATGAGCACTTGCCCTGTGGCTTGTCACAGATAATGAGAAAACCTGATAAGTATAGCTTGGTTATTCTCAGCCTGGAAGAGAGTTTGTGCACATCAATATCTTGGCATTTCATGAGAGGTCATGTTTCCTTCACCATTGTTAGGCTGTTGTTTATCGGTCCAGTGATGGAATGTTTTATAATCATCCAGAGCTTCCATAATGtaagacttttattatgaataaaaatcaacGCTGACGTTTTATAGTTGACTGGTATggtaaaaatagatttattgtaaatgaacaAGACAAATCAAAAGGTGATATGACCAAATATTCGTAATTGTTACATGGTAACAATACGACACATTGTGTATTAAATGAATAGACTGACAACTTAATGGCCTCATGAATAAAGAATTTGATTATTGAATTAAgatcatcattttaaatgatcacCTGTTTCACATTTATCTCATTACGATGAACGGAATCCACAAGctcttatttttcttaaaggaaATTCACTTTTTTCTGCATTGCCAAACTTTAATTTTACAATATCATGACAAATTGAATTACAACAAACCGGTAGACAAGAGACCCATCAATGCACAACATCACTTATTGATTCACTGGAGAATCGTATCCATTAAAGGAAATCTTTCACTTTTACAGTCACTTTATAGCACAGCGCCAATTAATCGACATCTATTTACAATGATTAAAAATCATTCTCTACCTGTGTGCACAGGTCAATGGCTTTATGTGGTGCTGTGTACATTTGTCGAGTCAAACAGAGTAGTCGTGTTCGGCATTGCGATTCAGACGCCTTGTTAAACTCGTACTGGAGATTAAGAGCTTCAATATGAAACACATTCAGATGTATGGAGTTAATTCGCAAGCCGCGATTCCTAAAGCCGCTTCCATCAAGCCAGATTGTGCTGGTTcggcatttgttttgttttgtttgaaaatcaGTCATTTGAAAGCAAAAAACAACGCCGCCGTAGGTTTCACCCCATCATCTGGTCACACATACGGAGTGATATTATCACCAAAACACTGCTTCCGCCCGTGTGATGAATCTGAAGAATTCACTTCAATGCCGACGAATCCTCATCTCATCTTTCTCAGCCGCAGTCGGTTTTCTTTATCCCGTTTCTTCAACGTGCTGATGAACTGGGTAAAAAACAGTTCCTGGTCTTTCCTCTTCACAACTTGTTTGAAGCGCGGATCTTTCCCGTACTTTTCCAAAAACTCTTTGAATGTTGATCTACGAGAGAAAACAGATATGAGATTTCTGATACCGTTTTATTTCAGCAGTGCGATGGTTTGAAATCGTCGCTCGTGATGGTCCTGCGTTTTCTTGTGAAAATGTGGTCTAATAGAGGTTTGACTGAGGATGTGTTCCGTGGTTTGACAGTAAAACCTTTCGGTAAAAGGAATCGGGGATGCAGGACAATTTTGCTTCGTCTGAGAAGCGGGGTGAAATGTTTGGTGAAAGCATCAGGCGAAACTAGGAGCAATACATTATCTGCTGTCTTGTACTGCCTCAAAGCATTATAGGCAGCTAAACACAAACCTGCCAACCCAATGTGCCGAAACACCAGGTTTACCTCCCACAGATCAGTCTCGCAGGAAAACGTCTCAGATGTAAAATCCTCAGATGTCTTGCGTTGGTGCAAATTAGAAATCTTGCTTGTGCAAAAATCATTATAGTACTTCGTGTTTGCCTGGATTTTGCTatatggttgctaaggtgtcTTGAGAGGCTTTTAAAGTGTTGCTATGTTGTTGCTACACTAGATATTCTGATCTCTACATATGTCTTGCACCTGTACGCCAATGTCAATTTAAGTGCAAATGAgtctacatttaaatatgacTTAAGGGTtgttgtgtgtattgtgtgCCGTGCGTGTAtacaacaaacacacttttttttaattgggaGCTTTGAAAATGCTTATACTGTATGAACCCACATGAAAAATACTGCAGTATTCTATAGAATTtacaatttactatagtaaatactgcTGTATACTACAATATCAACTACAGATTATAGTTGTAATACTTGATATAGTTATAATTTAACAGTTAATACTGCACAATACTGAAGTAACGTATTTACTGtagtttactacagtaaacaaCAACGTATTGCAATTCACTAAAGTAAATATTACAGTATGCTACAATATTAACTACATGTTAAAGTTATAATATTTGATacaattatcatttaaagtggTCATTTGGCACAAATACGtgtctttctgtgtctttgatgtgttgcccatgcatgtattaaacaaGTAAAAttgtgtcagaacaaaagatgcattgtatctaaaagcgtttttttaaccttaaatcgtgtacacacattgcattacatctaaaacaaacagcaATATTCGTGTTAGCCGTGTCCCATGACCCCTATCATATAGTTAGTACTACACAATACTATAGTAAGTTACTTACTTTAATTAACTACAGTATACAACATGTTAcaatttattatagtaaatactacagtatactacaaaattttttacagtttaattgttattatttaatatgtcaTAAAGTTAATACTACACAATATTATGGTAGGATATTTGCTATAGTAAACTTTAGTAAATATAGTATAGTTtactatataatttaataactaTGTATTACAATtttctatagtaaatactataggtTGCTACTGTAGTTTTAttggaaaatacatttaaaaaatctaatatagcaattaatataatattaactgTATCTACtcaataatgatttatgtatGATGATCTCttccttaaaggggtcattggACGCGGCTAAGACgaatatttttgtttgcattagatgtaatacaatatgtatacacaatttaaggttaaaaaacgctgtaatttccacataccgtgcatgtttgtatctcctctttgctccgcctctctgaaacgcactgatattttacaaagctcatcgctctgaaaagcgaggtgtgctatgattgaccAGTTCACTATTGCgtatcttttgttcagacatttaaattttcgcaattttacatgtctaatacatgcataggcaacctataacacaccaaagacaaagaaaaacacgtatttacGGCGAATCCcccctttaaaatatacattgttTGACAAGAACTGTTCTAATGTTAATATTTGTGCCTGGATTTACATTTCTTCTGCTATGTTCACTATAAATTAATCAGGAAAAAGAACACAGTAAGAGCACACAAAAAGACAGACTTCAATCTGAATCTCATCCTTGTTGTGACTCTTTCATGTTCTGTGTGTGAGACCTCTGGGAGTAAACAAGgttaatataaacacacaagcCCCTGAAGAAACCTGGACCAGAACTTTATTAAATTCAGTTATGAAGACCGCTGCTTCATTCTAGAGATGCTTTTATTAATGCATCAGCAAAACACATCAGGCTGTTTTAAACTCACCTGGACGTGACTTTCGACTCCTCCAGCAGTTTTCTGTATTCCTCCTTGGCTTGCTGAAGTTTGCACTTTTTCTCTTTGTACTCCTCGTTCATTCTTGCTTTGACGAACTGATCGAACATCTGAGGACGAAGAGACAGAGCGCTAGTTATAGGTTATACCTGTACATTCAGTATATATAGCAGATTCATATAAAGTCAGAAtctacatttacttttttttaatttagtcatttagaatCTAGATTTAGGAAGTATAAAgtatacaaaatataatgtaCAGAGCTACATTCCTTCCACAGTTTTGGGTCTTTTGTTTCGAGCTCGACTGTTATGTGATGCTGTTTTTGTATTGACGCCAAactcatttgtttgttatgaataaaatattttctggtTTGTCTACgtgaggttttaaaaaaaaagaaactcaacaaataagaaaatttgAGTAGATTATCTACAAGAAAATACATATCACCACATGAAGACTTCATAAAAAAGCTATTTCTGTTACATTTCCAATGttgtttaaacaacaaaactTATGAGAACAGAGTAATGGTTAACTCGTGGAGGTGTGGAGTGAATTGAGTTTGAAGTTTGGTTAATGTTTGACGTTTATCGAGGCTGATGTGAGCAGAAGCGTGACCGTCGTGAGATACCTGTTTACGTTCCTCTGGACTCAGCAGCAGGTAACGCGGATCAAAGACAATTTTGTGTAATTCCTTCTCCCAGGTGGAGAACGCAGACACCTGTTCAAGACAAGCGGGATGAAATACTGCTCAGGCACAACAAACTCACGTCAATTACTGCTTGCTGCGTTACTTCATTTCAACATACACACTGTGTGCAAACACACTGCCAGTACAAAGTGTTCCCTCAGTGAGATTTTGAGGATCATTGTTAGGTTTGTGGAGCAGAAGTGTTCGGTGATGGAGAGGAGATAAACTAAAGAAGAACTCTGGTTCACCTCAGCAGATGAACTTAAGATAAAggtttcttaaaggaacagagctcacaaaaaagggaaaagtGGGAATGAATGAAAGGGAGTTTGTCTAGTCTGATATTCTAGATCACTTTTTCATTGTCAAAATAAACTATCATCATATAAAAATATGCATGAACGTTCTCCCAAAATTCCACATCAATGcagatgagtaaataattaaaattcttGTATTTCTTTAAACCCTGAAGATATGAAAGatacatgtactgtaaatgatgTACTTACCCCTCGTTCCAGAAGCATGTCTCTAAAGTGGCCGATTCGAAGCTCCAGCGGTAGACTCATCTGATCAGATGATAAAGAAAAACCCTTCTGTTCGCTTTTGTCTCCACTCAGTTCATCACATTCAAGAGTGTGCTccagtctttaaaaaaagagagacacatatgaataatttattcattcatgtatagctgtgggaaaaaaaacaagaaaccaTTTCAAATGTCCATTTAATTAACATTACTTGATATATTGTGTCCATTCCAGTCCAATTTTATCTAAATCAAACCTCAtacaacagcaatgtaaaagactgacagcatgacaagacacattaaAGGTTGGATTAAAATCCAGgttattacacaaaaaataaatttcaacCTTTTCTAAattgaaaagtaaaaatatgagTGTTGTaatgcttaaaagtgaacatgaactttgaggtctgaaaaagtACAGAGCATCATTTCTATTGTGTTAACCTGTTTCTGCACATAAATccaaatacatatatatatgttttaaatttggtagaaatattgtttagtagttttcagaataaaacaaaaaatgtaattttacctaaatacatacctataaataataaattcagaaaaactgaaaacaatttgGAAATCGTCTCTAAATTTTTTAAGTGGCTGTATATAATAAGACTGGGTTTCTGAACCGTGGCCTACTAAGTGGATTACAtggttatttaaaataagacaaaacctGCATTAATATAAGCTCAAGCCACATAATTTACATCTTATTTTAGTAGTTATGCCAAGAGTATAGATATTCTGAATAGGGGGCTTTGGGTCATTGTTGTGGATATTGGGGAGCATGAAGTCAAAAATATGACAGAATGATCAGATCAGGTTTTTTACAAACATACGTTTAGCACCTTTTGTTATTTACAAACTCTAGTGTTTCTTGTTGAAATGTAAACTGTGGGGTTGTAGGCTCTTGTCTCCAAGCAGACGTTTGGTAGCACTTCAAAAACCCAATTGTTACATTCAAATAATCTCCACGAGAGACCGTTTGAGAAAATGAGCGGCAAGCTGTGAGTGCAGATGTTGTCATCCCAAACCCAGAGCTTTCCCGTGGAGTCGTGATTATCTGGATGAGTGACACACGACGCCTCTGTCAAATGCTCCTGTGTGAATGAAAGCATCAGAATAGATCTGTGACTGTAGCGTGTTCTCACATCACTCACTTGTTGCGTTTGCTCTTCGATCCACAGTCTTCATCtgtatcatcatcatcagcgaAAGGAGAGTCATCATCTGTTGAAaaaatttgaacattttcatttacaacaCTTACttttaattagggatgcaccgatatttTAGTCACCGATATTAATCTGACgatattggattaatttaacatCATCGGCATATTGGCAATAGCATGAAAAAGGCCGACACAGTTAATTATTTAACTGCATGGTGGCAATGAGTTAAACGTCTGAATAATCCAATATTTTTCTCTGAGCGATTAAATAGCAACagcacacactttatttaaatcattaaagaaatgttcaatGTTAAGTCAAATATAAgttaatgttgtaaataaaataaatattccccTTTGAAGATTGCAAAAATCACCTTTGATgattgtcatgttgtcttatAGTATTTTTATCTTACCTTGTGCCTCTCTTAAAACGTTAAATTGATCTAATTCgtagtaaaatgtatttaatgcagAAAAAACAAGCTAGTATTGTAAACCACTAAGCAATTGCCCAATACTGGTGTTGGAcgatagttgtttgttaaaattggCATCGTATCGACCAAAAAATTTAATCGTTGCATCCCTACTTTTAATAGCATTGCTTTCACAAGAATAAACGTCTCAATCTGTCTACAATAAAGTAATTTTAattatgaaaatgtgtgtgaattACTTGTTTAAAAAGTTGATTCATTATTTATACCAATAACCACTTGTAGGTTTACGACAAAAGCTGTTCCTCATATTATTCATGTCAGGTTGTCCATCAATAAAGTAACCCGAGAACGAATTCACTCGAACGGTCATATTTAAATTGCAGAAGTCAAATAGATTAAGGTCATCGATAGATAATATCTTTGAAACGGCAATAAAACTAAATCAATACAGATGAGAAGCCGGCTGGGAAATCAAGCCAAGCGTATAATAACTTCCAGACAAGATCCAGACTAATTCAATATTTGTTGAGCTATTTCATTGGATTAGAGTTTTTACGTAATCCACAAGTACAGCCGGCGGTTTGTGGGTGTATTAATGTCACTCGAGCGTCATTATCTCACAGTGAGGATTAAACTTTTGTGCGGAGTTCATCCCCTTCACTCTGAATGTGACCCTGAATTTCTAAATTCCAGCGGTGAAAGTCTCAGCTAGTTGCTGGAAAAAGAATGAGACAACGATCTTATAAAATCATCCGATCAGCTCTCACCTAAAGAGTCTTTTTTGCGTTTATGTGGCGGATCCTCTATGATGCGGTTGAGGTCTCCACGGTCTTTCAGATCCACCGGTTTTTCCCATACTGacaggtgcattgtgggattgaaGAAAAAGACCTTGTCGTCTCCCGTCCACACTACACACCTAGacagaagagaacagatgttaCGACGGCAACAATCTGACTGTGTTTTGCTCACAGATGGCTTTGAAATCCCAACGGATACCAGAATGACAAAAATcagccagagagagagcgaagcGGCCCAGACGAGACTGTGGGTCACACAGAAGAGCTCTGAACGACTGAGATCGGTTTGTTTGGTTTGGACTGTGATGTGTTTTCACCTCACCAGacgtttttctttttcagactCATCTCGCATGATGACAGATCAGGAGATTTTAAACAGATCAAATTCACCGTAACTCCAACCTCAAGTATCGACTATCACGCATTTAAGGTACTTGTCATAAATCAAAAAGTGACACAAAATGTCTGTCCTGGATAATATGGCGTCGCATTTATAATTTCAGACCCATTCCGGGCCTGACGCGGTGCATGTCGGATGAAGTATTCATAGATTCTGCGGTAGTCTGTGAGGTAATTTGATACAACCTCATGCCAACCATGACAAACCAATTCTGACATTTCATTTTGCTTCCCCATCACATCAGTGCTGTAGAACTGACCCCATGATATTAAAAAATCTCTGAAACGGCACATCCGCTCGGCTCATATGCAGTTATTCATAGTGCAGACAGATGGCTGGCCCTGCTCACatgctttatttatatttcctaTAATATTGCAGGGATTCTGTGTTTGTGGATCATATCCGTAAAACCtctgtatatttataaaacaataagcaTAAAATAAGCTTTAAAGGCCAGGAACTCTTACCAAAGACAAATTTATctctcagattttttttatagactTATAGACTCAAAGGTTATGATTTCTTTTCAATGTTACAATACTCTCTACTAAAACAACCAGTCCACTGTGTGAAATTTCTACGGTGTATGTAGATGAAAAAGCaaattttaaggtaataaaaacacaatgcttcAAAGTTCTTTATACACCCCTGAAGACATATTgtggttatgtatattattttgcatttctgtcaatagatcatccaaaaattacatactggacctttaatatgcAGAGagtgtataatatataataactataaacaaaaaatggaaGACACAGTTTTCAGGAAAAAAGTTATCAGTGGTTTAATTTACTCTATgtataaaaagataaataacaatAAGTAAAATTTGACAAATTGTTTGCATACCGTCAAAATACAGAGCtatacaatgaaatgaaaaccCCTGAGAATTTGATAAAATttctaaagaaatgtttatgtttatgaagACATTTGAGACATTGAGATCTCAGAccctcagatgttgctctttcaaagCTCAGCAGATTTTGAGGAGTTCTCAGAGTTGCGTatcattgaaatataaaaaattaaacactgcTTAGAAGAAAAATTTGAAACAGAAATGAGAAAATTTTTCAAATCCACAAAGAGTTTagggtgtaaaatgaatgtaaatgtgaatgttaaataatatttattttggtaaatttgatgagaaatatttgagtttatATTGAGATCCTCAataatctgagctcagtttacGACATTGAGATCACTTCTGAAACACTAATGGAGACATTTATGAGATTTCTGCCTCTTTCACAAGAGAAATATGTGAGAAGCAGAAGACTGAAGGAAAAGTtttccttttccatttaatctcTGTGAGAAAATGTAGATATTTAAGAGATCTCATCTGGGATTTTTTTCATACGAGGAGGCACGTGTGAGATATACTGAGGTCTTTTTCTTCAGGGTGCGTGCGCTCTGTTTCCTTTCCGATTAATTTTCTTAATCTCTACATTGTAGACTTTTAAAGATTATAGATTTATTTCCCTTGGGTCTCCGCTCTTAACTTTTTTATATCCAATAAGAATCTCAGCTGAACTGGATAATTATGCAACAGCTCGTGTTTCTGTGAGTCCCCTGAAGCCCGAGGGTCTCGAGTATGAGTTAAATGCAAAGATTTACCAGTGAATTTGGCTCTGTGAGTCAACAAAAGCTGAAAGCGTTAAGCTGCGTTGCCTGCTGAGCTGCaagaaattgtgtttgtgtgtgtatgtttgtatgcaGGGAGGGAAAGCCCACACTGCTCTGGCAGAGAGAAACATCTTGCATAACACCTTGTCCTAATGcaggtttgtgtttgtctgtcatTGCATCTGTTTCAAACAATCATTCAGTGACATGCGTCATCTAAATGTCTCTATGCCCAACGACATTCATAACGAAAATGAGATGCAACAACCATGCTTAATCTGTTTGATCTTATAACCTATAGACAGCAAGCGCTTACAATACtgccattttaaatgtattgctgaTTATCTTGCAGAGATATTCACTAGTTAAGAAGATGCATCAGATTGAGGATGAGCATTGCAGTTACCATGGTGATCCAGGTATGGGTGTAGATGCAACGGGCCCCTTGTCTTTGGGCGAACAGTCCTCATCCATGTCGATTTTAAAAGTCTCATCCTAGACACAAATACACAGTATATCAGCATGACATCAAAGAGCGAATGATATTGATTATATGTGATGATCGTAATGGTCAAATACAAAGCGAGCACTTTCAGTTATAGTATGGCTGTTTCTTCTCGACCAAAGAAGAAAATGATGTTGTATGCTTTagtatttactttagtaaactgtAGGAAAACAATTTGAACCCTACTagagtaaataataaagtatactacagtatttactaggCTACAGTTGATCAAGTCACTATGGTTCATTCTGCTAAATACTGAAGTATACAGTATACTAACAAAGTCTTCTAATTACTATAGAGTAAAACAGCATACTGGAAATTACTATAGTGCACAATGCAGTATTTAAGACAATTCATCATTGCACTATACTGTAGTTCAATCTACataatactgtagtatactacaACAAAGAATACCAATTTCAGTATACTACCATTTACTAAATTTTACTATAGTAGATACCAAActgcacttttttatttactgcaGTTTATAATTTCACTACAGttaatactacagaatactGCAGTATCTATGAACAAAGTATACTAATTTCTATAATGCACTTCAGTTAACAatattttactacagtttactaaagtaaacaCCAAAGTGCACcacagtatttactacagttgaTCAAATCACTACAGTTAATACtgcaaaatattgttgtatactgtacatgaacAAAGTGTATTCATTTCTAATATGTACTACAGTACACGACAATTTACTATAGTGTTTAATAGAGTAAATACCAATGTACACCACAGTATTAACTAAAGTTTATCATTTCACTACAGTTAAAACTATAGTATattgtaatatacagtacatgaacaAAGTATActaatttctataatttattaTAGTATACTTCTGTACATTAAATACCAAAGTCTTAAGCATActaatttctataatttattatagtatactactgtacattaaataccaaagtatactacagtgtttAGTAATGTATTTAACACTACAGCATACTATGGTATAAATTAACAAGGCACAGTAATGTCTACAATATATATTGCAGTTGACCACAGTTAAATATCTACAGTAACTTCAAAAACCTAACACAGGTTACAGGCCACATAAACATAGCAGATTATCAAGTGATCTAGATGTGTTCAGCACTAAACACACTCAGAATAAGACCAATTACGCAGTTCCTACATGACCAACTGATGGAGATTACTAACTCTCCACATTCTGTTGGCCTGGAGCCTCGCTCAGTCTTTACGgtcaaattaattattattctGGGTAAATGTCTCTAATTAATCAGtcagaaaagtttttaaaagccATTACCTATGGGGCACAGCGGCACAACGCACTCTAAGTAAAACCATTATAAACTTCATCTTAATTGGACTCCAGATTTGATTTTGCCGCAGTTTGACCTTTTCCACAAATCAGTTTAATTTCACCCTCTAATAAAACTTGAGATGATTTCCATTCGGACCAAAGGTCTGGAAACAAATGAACTGACAAGTGATACCCATTATGTTGATGTTGCCTATAACACGGGTTTaaggataaaaaaagaaaaaaaaagaaagacaaacctCAGGATTAGTCCGTTGGTTTGGATCAGGATGGATCACTAGGGCGTCTGTGCAGGGCGTCTTCTTCAGTTCCAGTATCTTATCTGACAATGAGAAGGACAAATGCTCAATATTCCGCAGATGTCGTCTTCTTAAATCCACATTGTCTTTAGTAGCTTATCAATAGTAAATATTGTAAAAGACAATTCCCTGTAATGCGTGTCAGGAATTATAattaaacctttaaacatttACTCCGTCTGCTAATGAAATGGTTATGCTATTCAATTTCATTAATGGATTCCTGAAATGAAAACTCTGCACATCAGTTTATAATGAAacctatttcagtttttctcctTTAAGTTGAACAATGATCCAGCAAAGATGGGGGACTTCATTTACATACAgtgaatgaatatatatatatactatattatatGTGCAATTAAAGATTATTCATGGGCGCTAatgaattgatttttattttttttaatctaaaacttaaaaatgtggagCACTGCatgtatacaatataatattgtattgatgctaaagatgcaatataatataatataaatttacactatataataataaaactgatTAGGATGCCACGTTTAGCTGTGTGTTCAGTAAGTCAATAAGgtatacaaataatatttctttGAAGTTCTGAAAAGagatttcaaaagattttgAACAGAAATTGATCAGAATAAATCACAACTCCAAAAGCCACCGAACGCCTGGCAGACAAAATCAATAGGAAGAAACCCACTGTGACTGTCAGTGATGGTTGAAAGCATTATACACAATATTGTCATTCGCATTAGTCAGTTTTGGACGCACTCGAGCAGAGTCTGgcctaaaataattttaactttaTCTCGCCGGAAAGCTGTGAAATGAGATGCGGcaaaaataaagcagaaatCAAAATGTGCTGCTTGATCTTTGGTTCCGAGTGAAATTAAACTTGAATAGAAGCCACATATTGAAGCAAGTTTGATTTTACACAAACAATTCATATCTAAAACTTGTTGAAAACGAAGGATGCGTCACTTTCTCACCATCTCCCACTGCTCACACTCGTAAGTTATATTTGCGGAAGACAGGAAGCCACGACTCCAGAAACGCAGCCAGTATGAAGCGCCGCTTGCTTGTGCATCCAGTGTCTCAGCACAAAAACGCGTAAACCAAAGAACCAGTGACATTTTTAGTCGTAGTAATAAACTGTTTAAGTGTTATGCACCGcaacagccaagtgaccttCCCCAAATGACAGTTTGGGAACCACATACTGTGAGAGTTGGAGTTGACAAGCGGAGAAGCCAATGAACAGACCGCCCACAATGATAAATATTCCCAACGAGTTATCacagaaacaatttattaaagtttttttcatcTATGTCCCcagcacttttcaaaacaaagttacctCACTGTTTCATCACCTCCATTTCCGTTGACCTGAAAATCACACTTAAAAATTCCATGTTTTTGGTGATCACGGTGGCCAAATACTAGAAGGCCAGGGTGAATCTGAAACGGCTTGTTTTATAAAGCATTCAAAGCTGACATCCCCATTAAATTTGAATGAAACTCTTCTGGCCCCATAGCAACTCTTTACAATAAAGGCC includes:
- the tcerg1l gene encoding transcription elongation regulator 1-like protein, translated to MIPVQRVKAQPQLWHMSVDAPPWLWVIPNNSGLCRVAASPPVLISSRPHPVIQAVSGWQMSRDPFLPVMHAAAAEPASMSQFTLPGVQWDLPSRPRLLGFQPSAGVDLLPVFPQVYRTVLPPHYGKRWVEKRAPDYKVYLNNTLALKTSWISPDEMGIFQRVEKPVLRTNQTALSICRPAAASRNIHTLLLTPRRISGCPIAIKRGRSKGIALAAAAMMAMESDVTRGPCVSSAHPLHLLSLSPIKFPLFSAPRAGTRSSWEGLLGPVLPSHFTAVTSLTAPGVTLFTGNWKEQRRADKILELKKTPCTDALVIHPDPNQRTNPEDETFKIDMDEDCSPKDKGPVASTPIPGSPWCVVWTGDDKVFFFNPTMHLSVWEKPVDLKDRGDLNRIIEDPPHKRKKDSLDDDSPFADDDDTDEDCGSKSKRNKLEHTLECDELSGDKSEQKGFSLSSDQMSLPLELRIGHFRDMLLERGVSAFSTWEKELHKIVFDPRYLLLSPEERKQMFDQFVKARMNEEYKEKKCKLQQAKEEYRKLLEESKVTSRSTFKEFLEKYGKDPRFKQVVKRKDQELFFTQFISTLKKRDKENRLRLRKMR